The sequence AGGGTCGAGTTCTTGTCCGAAACACCGATCTCCCGGATCGTCTGCAGAAAGCGGAGCTGCATGGCCGCAGGGTGCTCGGTCATGAGCGCCGCGGCGTCCCGCAGCTTGGCCGCCGCCTGCAGCTCGCCGTCGGCATTGATGATCGCCGCCCGCCTTTCCCGCTCCGCCTCTGCCTGTTTGGCCATGGCTCTCTGCATGGATTCGGGCAGATCGATCTCTTTGACCTCGACCTTGCTGACCTTCACCCCCCAAGGCTCGGTCTCGTGGTCCAGGATTTCCTGCATCTTGTGGTTGATGGCATCGCGTTCGGAAAGCATGTGGTCCAGGTCCTCCTGACCGCAGATGCTGCGCAGGGTGGTCTGGGCCAGTTGGGAGGTGGCCATGTGGAAGTTTTCCACCTCGATAGTGGCCTTCACTGGGTCAACTACCCGGTAGTAGACCACGGCGCTCACCCGGACCGAGACATTGTCCCGGGTGATGACGTCCTGGGCCGGTACTTCGAACGCCACG comes from Thermodesulfobacteriota bacterium and encodes:
- a CDS encoding SPFH domain-containing protein translates to MLYWALFIVPLILMFLFAAVKTIHQYQRGVFFRMGKVRAAKGPGVTVIFPLIDRMIRVDLRTVAFEVPAQDVITRDNVSVRVSAVVYYRVVDPVKATIEVENFHMATSQLAQTTLRSICGQEDLDHMLSERDAINHKMQEILDHETEPWGVKVSKVEVKEIDLPESMQRAMAKQAEAERERRAAIINADGELQAAAKLRDAAALMTEHPAAMQLRFLQTIREIGVSDKNSTLLPIPLDILQIFARPK